Proteins from one Mus caroli chromosome 3, CAROLI_EIJ_v1.1, whole genome shotgun sequence genomic window:
- the Bola1 gene encoding bolA-like protein 1 isoform X1 produces the protein MILPVGRSRDYNSHKTSGYWVTPARRNRTAFPSEPRRLRGPTGNSVVRTSGGTAGCAASTKRMLSARSAQCMVSMATRSCVSRGSAGSAAAGPVEAAIRAKLEQALSPEVLELRNESGGHAVPAGSETHFRVAVVSSRFEGMSPLQRHRLVHEALSEELAGPVHALAIQAKTPAQWRENPQLDISPPCLGGSKKTRGTS, from the exons AT GATTTTACCGGTCGGGAGGAGCAGGGACTACAATTCCCATAAAACCTCTGGGTACTGGGTAACGCCTGCCAGACGCAACCGGACTGCGTTTCCTAGCGAGCCTAGGCGTTTGCGTGGTCCGACCGGAAACTCGGTTGTTAGAACAAGCGGTGGTACAGCAGGCTGCGCAGCAAGTACAAAG CGAATGCTAAGTGCTCGATCGGCCCAGTGCATGGTCTCCATGGCCACGCGCTCGTGTGTATCGCGGGGCAGCGCGGGATCCGCGGCTGCAGGACCAGTGGAAGCCGCTATTCGCGCCAAATTGGAGCAAGCCCTGAGCCCCGAGGTACTGGAGCTGCGCAACGAGAGCGGCGGCCACGCAGTCCCAGCAGGCAGCGAGACGCATTTCCGCGTGGCGGTGGTGAGCTCTCGTTTCGAGGGGATGAGCCCCTTGCAACGGCACCGGTTGGTCCACGAGGCACTGTCGGAGGAGCTGGCTGGGCCGGTACATGCGCTGGCCATCCAGGCGAAGACCCCCGCCCAGTGGAGAGAGAACCCACAGTTGGACATTAGTCCCCCCTGCCTAGGTGGGAGCAAGAAAACTCGAGGGACCTCTTAA
- the Bola1 gene encoding bolA-like protein 1 isoform X2, whose protein sequence is MLSARSAQCMVSMATRSCVSRGSAGSAAAGPVEAAIRAKLEQALSPEVLELRNESGGHAVPAGSETHFRVAVVSSRFEGMSPLQRHRLVHEALSEELAGPVHALAIQAKTPAQWRENPQLDISPPCLGGSKKTRGTS, encoded by the coding sequence ATGCTAAGTGCTCGATCGGCCCAGTGCATGGTCTCCATGGCCACGCGCTCGTGTGTATCGCGGGGCAGCGCGGGATCCGCGGCTGCAGGACCAGTGGAAGCCGCTATTCGCGCCAAATTGGAGCAAGCCCTGAGCCCCGAGGTACTGGAGCTGCGCAACGAGAGCGGCGGCCACGCAGTCCCAGCAGGCAGCGAGACGCATTTCCGCGTGGCGGTGGTGAGCTCTCGTTTCGAGGGGATGAGCCCCTTGCAACGGCACCGGTTGGTCCACGAGGCACTGTCGGAGGAGCTGGCTGGGCCGGTACATGCGCTGGCCATCCAGGCGAAGACCCCCGCCCAGTGGAGAGAGAACCCACAGTTGGACATTAGTCCCCCCTGCCTAGGTGGGAGCAAGAAAACTCGAGGGACCTCTTAA